In one window of Frigoriglobus tundricola DNA:
- a CDS encoding UDP-3-O-acyl-N-acetylglucosamine deacetylase — MRVIAYRNQRTLAGTAAVGGVGFITGARVLARFHPAPPGTGVVFRRVDLPGTPTVPARAEWVSGTQRRTTLGPPDAGVTLVEHVLAALAGSRVDNCIVDLDGPEPPGLDGSAVGFVEAVVAAGIENQSARRPIYTVTDPVIVRAPGATLALHPAPGTDLRVSYRLDYGPGAPLSPQSHTLTVLPASFTRDLAVCRTFLTEAEAAGLRSQGIGRHLTVADLLVFGRTGPIGNTVRFADEPARHKILDLLGDLALCGFDLAGHVVAYRSGHALNVELARALAAAASGRKAPVRKAVPAVRQAA, encoded by the coding sequence GTGCGCGTCATCGCATACCGCAACCAGAGAACTCTTGCCGGGACGGCGGCCGTCGGCGGCGTCGGGTTTATTACGGGGGCGCGGGTTCTCGCCCGCTTCCACCCCGCCCCGCCGGGCACGGGCGTCGTGTTCCGCCGCGTGGACCTGCCCGGCACCCCGACGGTCCCCGCCCGTGCCGAGTGGGTGAGCGGGACCCAGCGCCGCACCACCCTCGGCCCGCCGGACGCCGGCGTCACGCTGGTCGAACACGTCCTCGCCGCCCTCGCCGGGAGCCGGGTCGATAACTGCATCGTCGATCTCGACGGCCCCGAACCGCCCGGCCTGGACGGTTCGGCCGTCGGCTTCGTTGAGGCGGTCGTCGCGGCGGGAATCGAGAACCAGTCCGCCCGGCGCCCGATCTACACGGTCACGGACCCCGTGATCGTTCGGGCGCCCGGGGCGACGCTCGCGCTGCACCCGGCACCGGGAACCGATCTGCGGGTCAGCTACCGCCTCGACTACGGGCCGGGCGCGCCGCTCTCGCCCCAATCGCACACGCTGACCGTTCTCCCGGCGTCATTTACACGCGACCTGGCCGTGTGCCGCACCTTCCTCACAGAAGCCGAAGCGGCCGGGCTACGGTCCCAGGGGATCGGGCGGCACCTCACGGTCGCCGACCTGCTCGTGTTCGGCCGGACCGGACCCATCGGTAACACCGTGCGGTTCGCGGACGAGCCGGCGCGGCACAAGATCCTCGACCTGCTCGGTGACCTCGCACTCTGCGGCTTCGACCTCGCGGGGCACGTGGTCGCCTACCGCTCCGGGCACGCGCTGAACGTGGAACTGGCCCGCGCGCTCGCGGCCGCGGCGTCGGGCCGGAAGGCACCGGTCCGGAAGGCCGTCCCGGCGGTCCGGCAGGCCGCCTGA
- a CDS encoding Hsp20/alpha crystallin family protein: protein MNSELQRAESQGDQVARTETAKPRPGGGTYTPRVDVVETEDALVLYADLPGAEPEDISLTCKGDELVLRAACAPRHAGKKRLYAEYGVGQYYRAFKIAEQVETGGTEASLKDGVLTVRVPKAEAIRPKRIAVKGG, encoded by the coding sequence GTGAACAGCGAACTGCAACGCGCCGAGTCCCAAGGGGACCAGGTCGCCCGGACCGAGACCGCCAAGCCCCGCCCGGGCGGCGGGACGTACACCCCGCGGGTGGACGTCGTCGAGACCGAAGACGCGCTGGTCCTGTACGCCGACCTGCCGGGGGCCGAGCCGGAGGACATATCGCTCACCTGCAAAGGCGACGAACTGGTCCTCCGCGCCGCCTGCGCACCGCGGCACGCGGGTAAGAAGCGGCTCTACGCCGAGTACGGGGTCGGCCAATACTATCGCGCGTTCAAGATCGCCGAACAGGTCGAGACCGGCGGGACCGAGGCATCACTCAAGGACGGTGTGCTGACCGTCCGTGTGCCCAAGGCCGAAGCGATCCGGCCCAAGCGGATCGCCGTGAAAGGCGGATGA
- a CDS encoding Hsp20/alpha crystallin family protein, which translates to MFANRLIEQMDRFFGSVGLDSPDLSPPAPSYPPLSVWEDEDALYVEAEAPGLKAEDIGVSVAAGDQLTIAAERTPPTTDRGVWLYQERGYGGFTRTITLPVAVRPDAVEAKYEAGVLTVTLRKAEAAKPRRIAVKAGTPALAGAA; encoded by the coding sequence ATGTTCGCCAACCGCCTCATCGAGCAGATGGACCGCTTCTTCGGTTCGGTCGGGCTCGACAGCCCGGACCTGTCGCCGCCCGCGCCGTCCTACCCGCCGCTGAGCGTGTGGGAGGACGAGGACGCCCTGTACGTCGAGGCCGAGGCCCCCGGGCTCAAGGCCGAGGACATCGGGGTGTCGGTGGCCGCGGGCGACCAACTCACCATCGCCGCCGAGCGCACCCCGCCGACCACCGACCGCGGCGTGTGGCTGTATCAGGAGCGCGGGTACGGGGGGTTCACCCGGACCATCACGCTCCCGGTGGCGGTCCGCCCGGACGCGGTCGAGGCCAAATACGAGGCCGGGGTGCTGACGGTCACCCTGCGCAAGGCCGAGGCCGCCAAGCCCCGCCGCATCGCCGTGAAGGCCGGGACGCCCGCGCTGGCGGGCGCGGCGTAA
- a CDS encoding S1C family serine protease, with amino-acid sequence MSGLGKRIVAAGTVIGTAAMVVTIGVSVSSGDEPKAPKPQNTQPAPQLPFAVPDPGEFGKTQEQFRRALESMTKNPNDPASRKMLNDLWVEMMKGLPGGLPGFVNPARAPERPRLGVRIEPLAPVVADQLGLDAGVAIAGVVEGSAAEKAGFKAHDILVEFAGKGLSDPADLVRRLSDMKPGEKVDAVVVRKGKRVELKGIDLPGATPRPAALGPPVDPKALENNRSVTSVSVSVTGDAFTISATEDGVRYLVTGKVGPGGASAEKVSVKAGDETVEAADPAKVPEKYRGTVERLLKLVGTPRGKVTD; translated from the coding sequence ATGTCCGGGCTCGGAAAGCGAATCGTCGCGGCCGGTACCGTGATCGGTACCGCCGCAATGGTCGTCACCATCGGGGTCTCGGTGTCCAGCGGCGACGAGCCGAAAGCCCCGAAGCCCCAGAACACGCAGCCCGCTCCGCAGCTCCCGTTCGCCGTCCCCGACCCGGGGGAGTTCGGCAAGACGCAAGAGCAGTTCCGGCGGGCGCTGGAGTCCATGACCAAGAACCCGAACGACCCGGCCTCGCGGAAGATGTTGAACGATCTCTGGGTCGAGATGATGAAGGGGCTGCCCGGCGGGCTCCCGGGGTTCGTGAACCCGGCTCGCGCCCCCGAGCGGCCACGCCTGGGCGTGCGGATCGAGCCGCTGGCCCCGGTCGTCGCCGACCAGCTCGGGCTGGACGCGGGCGTCGCCATCGCCGGTGTGGTGGAAGGCTCGGCCGCGGAGAAGGCCGGGTTCAAGGCCCACGACATCCTGGTCGAGTTCGCCGGCAAGGGGCTGTCCGACCCGGCCGATCTCGTGCGGCGGTTGAGCGACATGAAACCCGGCGAGAAGGTGGACGCGGTCGTCGTCCGCAAGGGGAAGCGGGTCGAACTGAAGGGGATCGATCTGCCCGGGGCCACCCCCCGGCCCGCGGCGCTGGGACCCCCGGTGGACCCCAAGGCGCTGGAAAATAACCGGTCCGTGACGTCCGTCTCCGTGTCGGTAACGGGCGACGCGTTCACCATTTCTGCGACCGAGGACGGTGTCCGCTACCTCGTCACCGGCAAGGTGGGCCCCGGCGGGGCATCGGCCGAAAAGGTGAGCGTCAAGGCGGGCGACGAGACGGTCGAGGCGGCCGACCCGGCGAAAGTGCCCGAGAAGTACCGTGGCACAGTGGAGAGGCTGTTAAAACTCGTCGGCACGCCACGAGGCAAGGTCACCGACTGA
- a CDS encoding OmpH family outer membrane protein, whose translation MNRTFALLSAALGVAGVFLLTSAAGAQPPAPGAPGAPAAAPVTRPTVAVFNMAAVMRDFGQAKYQVYALNNKKSELSKNLLVWRSEYIQHQQDLQKNPQHPEKEIKQQLMVKLARQIEDEDRRINKQLNDDASAIIGDLYDKMKTVVDKVAEMNGYHIVFAYPDAVTAEELKSPYIKELKLKPPAAQPFYVAPHADITNVVVMTLNKWYEPIDPKTGQKIDVSKLDNLPTPGASPAPPAGGPAPGGPISGSGLPGGR comes from the coding sequence GTGAATCGCACGTTTGCGTTGTTGTCGGCCGCACTCGGCGTCGCCGGCGTGTTTCTGTTGACGAGCGCCGCCGGCGCTCAGCCGCCCGCCCCTGGCGCCCCCGGCGCGCCGGCCGCGGCCCCGGTCACGCGGCCGACGGTCGCCGTCTTCAACATGGCCGCGGTCATGCGCGACTTCGGCCAGGCCAAGTACCAAGTGTACGCGCTGAACAACAAAAAATCGGAGCTGTCCAAGAACCTGCTCGTCTGGCGGAGCGAGTACATCCAGCACCAGCAGGACCTCCAGAAGAACCCGCAGCACCCTGAAAAAGAGATCAAGCAGCAGCTGATGGTGAAGCTCGCCCGGCAGATCGAGGACGAGGACCGCCGCATCAACAAGCAGCTCAACGACGACGCCAGCGCGATCATCGGGGACCTGTACGACAAGATGAAGACGGTGGTGGACAAGGTGGCCGAAATGAACGGCTACCACATCGTCTTCGCCTACCCCGACGCGGTCACCGCGGAAGAGCTGAAGAGCCCGTACATCAAGGAACTGAAGCTGAAACCGCCGGCGGCCCAGCCGTTCTACGTGGCCCCGCACGCGGACATCACCAACGTGGTGGTGATGACGCTGAACAAGTGGTACGAGCCGATCGACCCGAAGACCGGTCAGAAGATCGATGTGAGCAAGCTCGACAACTTGCCCACCCCGGGCGCTTCTCCGGCTCCGCCGGCCGGTGGTCCCGCCCCCGGCGGTCCGATCTCCGGAAGCGGGCTTCCCGGCGGGCGGTGA
- a CDS encoding Hsp20/alpha crystallin family protein — protein sequence MFGLVPWKKSGSALASQNEHPLSHFRNEFDTLFDRFFGNWPDWAGMGLEAEETDKAVTVAMDAPGFEPGDFDIQVSGDTLRVTAERKGQKGSGRIERRFQRAVALPGAVDAERVEAEYKNGVLELTLPKTEQAKWKKIAVRGG from the coding sequence ATGTTCGGTTTGGTTCCGTGGAAGAAAAGCGGGTCCGCGCTGGCGAGCCAGAACGAGCACCCGCTCAGTCACTTCCGTAACGAGTTCGACACCCTGTTCGACCGGTTCTTCGGCAACTGGCCCGATTGGGCCGGGATGGGACTGGAGGCGGAGGAGACGGACAAGGCCGTGACGGTGGCGATGGACGCCCCCGGCTTCGAGCCGGGTGACTTCGACATCCAGGTCAGCGGCGATACCCTGCGTGTCACCGCCGAGCGCAAGGGCCAGAAGGGCAGCGGCCGCATCGAGCGACGGTTCCAGCGGGCCGTGGCGCTGCCCGGCGCGGTGGACGCGGAGCGGGTGGAGGCAGAGTACAAGAACGGCGTTCTGGAGCTGACCCTGCCAAAGACCGAGCAGGCGAAGTGGAAGAAGATCGCGGTCCGGGGCGGCTAA